From Aegilops tauschii subsp. strangulata cultivar AL8/78 chromosome 5, Aet v6.0, whole genome shotgun sequence:
TGATATGACTTCACTAGCAGATGTGAAAGGGGCGCATCTCACCTGGCACCACCCCAACTTTCTCTCAGGCGGCGCATCAGTGATGCGCCCCAACCACTAGTGACAAATTAAAAGCTGCCATATCAACAATTACGTAGAGAACGTGATAATCCCTTCATAGGTGTAACAAAGCCCGGTACAACGTAATACCTATACTTTTGACACGGGAGTGGGGACGGGCACCACGTACTACAGCACTACCCACAGTCGTGCCACTTGACAGTCGTCGGCGTGAGCTTTCACTAGCAGATAGATAGGATTCCTGAACTTTACCCAATGCCCCTATATATACCCCACGAGTGTTATCCAACAAACTACACTCGCGCAGCGGCCGCCCCTATATATACCCCACGAGCGGAGCAGAGAACGACAGACAGACACGGATAGCGGCTAGCACAGGCATCAAAATCCAGTTCGAATAGCTTGAAACAGAGGAGGCCGGGTGAACTCTGCTCGATCCTGCTCGGTGGGCATCTCTCAGATTATATAACTTCATCAACCATGGGTCGTCCTGATTCGGAGGCGCCGGCGTCGAGCGTTGCCTACGGAGGCAGCGGAGGCGCGGCGGCGCCCGCGGGGGCGGGGGCAGACTCGGCTGTCGagaccaacgtggtgatcatcctTGCCGCGCTCTTCTTCGCGCTGCTCCTCGTCATCGGCCTCAACTTAATGGTGCGGTGCGCGCTCCGGCGCGTCTGGCGCGGGGCCGCGGCCGCTGCCGGCGAGGGTCGGGCGTCGGCGCGGGTGGCCTGCAGCGGCAGCGGCATCAAAAGGCGCGTCCTGAGGATCCTCCCCGTGGAGGTGTACGGCTCCGGGGAGGACATCGACGACGTGTGCGCCATATGCCTGAGCGAGTTCGTGGACGGCGAGAAGGTGCGCGTGCTGCCGCTCTGCGGGCACGGCTTCCACGTCCGCTGCGTCGACGCCTGGCTGGTGTCGCACGGCTCCTGTCCCACGTGCCGGCAGCCGGTCATCGATGGCGCGCCCGCGAAGGCGGCAGACACGAACACGGTCATCACCGTTGTCATCGTGTGAGTCCGTCTCGCGGCGAAGCATGCCATTGCTGCCGGTACAGCACACTCCTGCATGCGCAGGCGATTGTGGAAGTTTCCGACAACGATTGCTATGATTGTTAGGCGCAATGCCCAATTGCTCATGTAAATATTCGACAATGAGTACAAAGTTTTGCTGAATTTGTTTGCTCGCATGTCCTCTTTTCCGCCGGTTGACTGGTGCCGGGACACGACACGTACAATAGCCATGCGCACGGTGAATGTGCTAACGGCCAGCTACGTCGTCACCGGGTGGCCGATTCAGGCATCCTCGCTCGGGCTAGTTGGGTGGCCCGTGACGTCGACGGTAGAGGGCGACTGActgttcttttttttcttttttttccttttgaggGTGGCGACTGACTGTTCAGTTTTACTAACATCCACTTTgagtaagttcaaaaaaaaaaaacatccactttgagtacgttataagagcaactccaacgggccgacTCAAACGGACGCGCGGTTTGTCCTTTTTTTGTCGTTGGGTCGGCCGAGTGGACACCTTTATCTGCTTTTTGATTTGGGTCGGTATATGCACCCAACGCGGTGCTGCCGTAGTTGTGAGATGTCCGCTTCCGGCATTTTGTCAAACACCTAGCAGGCGCATGcgcaggaggacgccgcggaGCACGGAGGTCGTCGGATGGCAACTCCAGCCGCATCCATAGCAGCACCAGCACGGCCGGAGCAGCACGCTCGCCCCCGACGCCGCGCTAGCTCACCCCGCTCGCCGCGGCAGCTCGCCTCGCCCGCCGCACTGGCTGGCTAGCATAGCAGCACCTAGCATGCGGTTGTGCGAGGACGGCAAGGACGACAAGCACGCGTGGCGCGGGGCGAGCGCGTCAACGCCTGGAGCTGCGGCGTCTACGGCCTGCTCCGAACCAGGCACGGGAGTGGGCACGGCCGGGCGCGCGACCAGGAGCAGCTGGGCGAGCGCGGGTAGGAGCGCCGGCTGGGCGCGGCGCGGGGCGCGGTGGCGCTCCGGCTCGAGCAGCTGCGACGACCGGGCGCAGGGGAGGGGAGGCGAGGCGAGGCCGGCTGCCGGCGTGGGGGTACGGGGGCTCGTGGGCTGGCCAGAGAAAAAGGAGGAGAGAGGTGGGAGGTGGTGAGTCTGTGCCAGGTGGGCCAGCCTCGCATGCAGCGGACGAGAAGGACGCAAAGAGCGCTGGCTTTGTGTCCGCCTCGGACCCAAATGCAACCCAAATTTGCATCTGAAAATGGGTCTGTGCGGACACAAAGTgggcaaaaaataaaaatggatCAGCGTGGTGGGCAGTGTTTTTTGTCCGCACGGACCCAAATGGACATGCGCAGACGAAATGGGTCcacccattggagttgctctaagttCCCCAACATTTTCATCCAGGTGTCGTTCTACTTTTGCCGATTGGGCAATGTAAACAAAACTATCAGGACCTCTGCCGTGTCTCCGCCAGCCGTCCTCATCGGATCCGCCCTCCGCCCCAAGGGACGATGTTCATGCCAGACACAACACACGACAAGTGCTCGGTTAAATGCCACAATGCATATATTTTTATGTTTTGGTTGTCTACTTTCAATGAAACATGATGGATTCAGAAGATGAGTACTTCTACAACGAGTTCATGGGTTAGTCTCCATCTGCTGATGATGAGAGGGATGAAACGGTAATAATGATGGCGGTTGTTGAAGAAACGGAGAGTATGGAGGAGCATGTTCCCAACTTCGAGGATTCCACGCCGGGACATCGAGTTTTGAATCCGCGTATGATATGTCTCAAATGTAACTGTAACTTTTTATTGTTTCATGTCATGTTTATATCATTTGACATAGTTTTGGCATCAATTTATATTATCTTTTGAACTAAACTATTAATTCAGTGTCCAATGTGAGTTACTGTTTTCTGTATGTTTTTGGGTTTTAAGGAAAATCAATTTCATCTAGCTCAAGAAAACCTGGAAAAAATCAGTGAAAGTTTCACTAGTGGTAGTAACAACGATTTCATTAGTACACCAATTGCTCCACCAAACACTAGTGCTATATCTTATGAAATCAAACCTGCTTTGTTGAATTTGGTAATGAAAGAACAATTATCTGGTTCTTATAATGAAGATGTTGCTTCTCATCTAAGAATTTTGTTGATCTATGTGATGTGCAAAAATTAAAGTAGATGATGATGTGGTTAAGTTAAAAGTTTTCCCATTTTCATTACGAGCAAAAGCTAAAGAATGGTTTCTACCTTTGCTTAGAAATAATATTGATTCTTGTACTAAATGTAAGGATGCTTTCATTAGTAAATATTATCCTCATACTTAAATGGTACAATTAAGGAATCTTATCATCAACTGTAAACAACTTGAGCATGACCATGTTGCCCAAGTTTGGGAAAAGTGTCTATGAGGATTTGTCCTCCAATCGATGTATCTTACAATTTTCTATTTACTTGCACCTAAGATAATTAATAGTGCCCTTGAGATTCGGTATCAAGATACTTGGAAATACACTTTCGATCTCACAACCAAGGTAGTTATGGTTACTAAAATAGACATCTAAACATACATATAGCAATAATCTAGTTTAGGCTTATGCCATAGAGTTTTTTGCAAATATAAAAGAAGAACATTGAAATAGAAGTGAACCCATACTTATGCCTAAGGTTCGTCTAATTAGATTGTAAAAACTAATCATGGAAGCAAGTGATTTTTTTATTTGTTTCCTCCAATCTTTAACAATATGTCTTTCAAGGGGATTTCATGAAACGGAAAGTAGAGACATGGTGCAAAATTATCACAATGTTGTACATTAGAATTGTATAATATATGATACATTAGATTTGTACGATATATGATAGGTTATATAACCAACATGGTTTTGTCATTAATTTTGATAAATGTAACAACAAAGCAAAATCACTAAAAAGTGTATGATGAGACAATGAACATGTAATATAAGTAAGTGTTGAGAGAGAGGATTTGGAGTCATGTGGTGATTGTGTTTTCTGTGGCATCTGGTCGTTGAATATTCACATGATGCATGTTGATTGTGGGTACACGTTTGCTAAGTGGAGTACAATTATGGTCAATGCAGGTGGGCCAGAGAGAATGGAGGATTCAGAGAAGATTAGTTGTAGCATTCATTTCTTCTAGTAAGTTTTATCCCCGATCAGCGGGTCTGTAACACTCGTTCTTTGCTGGGTTGGTCAATTTCTTTTCCTAGGTTGGTATATTAGTTCGATTTGTGTTGACTTTACTTTCCATTTTGAGTGTGTGCATTGAGTACTAGCTTGTGTGCCGCTAATTGGGTCGATTTGTAGCATGCCTCATTGCTCGTATCGAGATGGTTCCAAGAGCATTGACTTGATGTTCTTTTGTTTAATGATGTTTGGATGATCAAATTCCTATGTTGATTAGGTGTATCTAACTTTCTCATACATTCTCTTTAGAAATCACAACATTAGGTAATTACTCGTAGATTGTTTGGTAATATGGTGTGGTCTCAAAATGGTTTCGTGGAAAGCCGCGGAAAAATATGCTCCCAGTTGTGTGCATAGATCAGATACGGCTTGACGCGGGATACATGTTAGGGAACATAGTAATTCAAATAATTTCCAACgaccacgcaagatctatctaggagaagcatagcaacgagcggggagagtgtgtccacgtaccctcgtagaccgaaagtggaagcgtttaatAACGCGGTTGGTGtggtcgaacgtcttcatgatccaaccgatccaagtaccaaacgtacgcacctccgtgttctgcacacgttcagcgcgatgacgtccctcgagctcttgatccagctgaggacgagggagagttccgtcagcccgacggcgtggcgacagtgatgatgaagttaccggcacagggcttcgcctaagcactatgacgatatgaccgaggtgttaaactgtggaggagggcaccacacatggctaagagattgtttgttgtgctttggggtgccccctggccacgtatataaaggagggagggagagaggccggcggccaggaggagcgcgccaaagggggggtcctacttggactcctagtccaagtaggattccccccttttcctttcttccaccggagggaaaggaaggaggggagaaggagaaggaaggagggggacgcgcccccaccccttgtccaattcggtttgggcgtgggggaggcgcgcgccacctcgtggcccttcttccctctctccactaaagcccactaaggcccattaacttccccgggggttccagtaacccctcggtacttcgaaaaaatacccgaatcactcggaaccattccgatgtccgaatataaccttccaatatatgaatatttacctctcgaccattttgatactcctcgtcatgtccgtgatctcatccgggactccaaaaaaacttcggtcatcaaatcacataactcataatacaaatcatcatcaaaCGGTAAGCGTGCGgtccctatgggttcgagaactatgtagacatgaccaagacacatctctggtcaatgaccaatagaggaacctggatgctcatattggctcctacatattctatgaagatctttatcggtcaaaccgcataacaacatacgtcattccctttgtcgccggtatgttacttgcctgagattcgatcatcggtatcctcatacctagttcaatctcgttaccggcaagtctctttactcgttccgtaatgcatcatcccgtaactaactcattagtcacatttcttgcaaggcttatagtgatgtgcattaccgagagtgcccagagatacctctccgatactcggagtgacaaatcctaatgtcgatctatgccaactcaacaaacaccatcggagacacctgtagagcatctttataatcacccagttacgttgtgaagtttgatagcacacaaagtgttcctcaggtattcgggagttgcataatctcatagttagaggaacatgtataagtcatgaagaaagcaatagcaataaaactaaacgatcattatgctaagctaacagatgggtcttgtccatcacatcattctctaatgatgtgatcttgttcatcaaatgacaacacatgtctatggctaggaaacttagccatctttgattaacgagctagtcaagtagaggcattctagggacactctgttttgtctatgtattcacacatgtactaagtttccggttaatacaattctagcatgaataataaacatttatcatgatataaggaaatataaataacaactttgttattgcctctagggcatatttccttcagtctcccacttgcactagagtcaataatctagattacatagtaatgattctaacacccatggagtcttggtgttgatcatgttttgctcgtggaagagtcttagtcaacgggtttgcaacattcacatccatatgtattttgcaaatctctatgtctctctccttgacttgatcgcggatggaattgaagcgtgtcttgatgtgtttggttctcttgtgaaatctagattccttcgccaaggctattgctccagtattgtcacaaaagattttcattggacccgatgcactaggtattacacctagatcggatatgaactctttcatccagactccttcatttgctgcttccgaagcagctatgtactccgcttcacacgtagatcctgccacgacgctctgtttggaactgcaccaactgacagctccaccattcaatataaatacctatccgatttgtgacttagaatcatccggatcagtgtcaaagcttgcatcgacgtaaccattgaCGATGAGCTCtctgtcacctccataaacgagaaacatatccttagtccttttcaggtattttaggatgttcttgaccactgtccagtgatccactcctggattactttggtacctccctgctaaacttatagcaaggcacacatcaggtctggtacacagcattgcatacatgatagaacctatggctgaggcatagggaatgaccttcatctttctttgactaatccattttgaacttcttcaaaactttaccaaggtatgtgctttgtgaaagtccaattaagtttcttgatctatctctatagatcttgatgcccaatatataagcagcttcaccgaggtctttcattgaaaaattcttattcaagtatccttttatgctatccagaaattctatatcatttacgatcaacaatatgtcatccacatataatatcagaaatgctacagagctcccactcactttcttgtaaatacaggcttctccaaaagtctgtaaaaaaccatatgctttgatcacactatcaaagcgtatattccaactccgagaggcttgcaccaatccataaatggatcgccggagcttgcacactttgtcagcacctttaggatcgacaaaaccttctggttgcatcatatacaactcttctttaagatatccattaaggaatgcagttttgacatccatttgccaaatttcataatcataaaatgtggcaattgctaacatgattcggacagacctaagcatcactacgggtgagaaggtctcatcgtagtcaactccttgaactagtcgaaaacctttcgcaacaagtcatgctttgtagacagtaacattaccgtcagcatcagtcttcttcttgaagatccatttattctctatggcttgccggtcatcgagcaagtcaaccaaagtccacactttgttctcatacatggatcccatctcagatttcatggcctcaagccatttcgcggaatctgggctcatcatcgcttcctcatagttcgtaggttcgtcatggtcaagtaacatgacctccaaaacaggattaccataccactctggtgcagaccgtactctggttgacctacgaggttcagtggtaacttgatctgaagcttcatgatcatcatcattagcttcctcgctGATTAGTGTAGGAATCaatggaactgatttcagtgatgtactactttccaattcgggagaaggtacaattacctcatcaagttctactttcctcccactcacttctttcgagagaaactccttctctagaaaggatccattcttagcaacgaatatcttgccttcgatctgtgatagaaggtgtacccaacagtctcctttgggtatcctatgaaaacacatttctccgatttgggtttgagcttatcaggttgaagctttttcacataagcattgcagccccaaactttaagaaacgacagcttaggtttctttccaaaccacagttcatatggtgtcgtctcaatggatttagttggtgccctatttaacgtgaatgtagccgtctctaaagcataaccccaaaacgatagcggtaaatcagtaagagacatcatagatcgcaccatatctaataaagtacggttacgatgttcggacacaccattatgttgtggtgttccaggtggcgtgagttgtgaaactattccacattgcttaaaatgaagaccaaactcataactcaaatattcacctccacgatcagatcgtagaaactttattttcttgttacgatgattttccacttcactctgaaattctttgaacttttcaaatgtttcagacttatgtttcatcaagtagatatacccatatctgctcaaatcatctgtgaaggtcagaaaataacgatacctgctgtcggtgtcaaaaccggcggatctcgggtaggggtcccaaactgtgcgtctaaggcggatggtaacaggaggcgggggacacaatgtttacctaggtccgggccctctcgatggaggtaataccctacttcctgcttgattgatcttgatgatatgagtattacaagagttgatctaccacgagatcgtagaggctaaaccctagaagctagcctatgattatgattgttgttgtcctacggactaaaccctccggtttatatagacacgggaggggctagggttacacagagtcggttacaagggaggagatctacatatccgtattgccaagcttgccttccacgcaaaggagagtcccatccggacacgggacaaagtcttgagtcttgtatcttcatagtccaacagtccggctaaagtatataatctggctgtccgaggaccccctaatccaggactccctcggtagcccctgaaccaggcttcaatgacgatgagtccggcgcgcagattgtcttcggcattgcaaggcgggttcttcctccgaatacttcatagaagattttgaacacaaggatcgtgtccggctctgtaaaataaattccacataccaccgtagagagtataatattttcACAAATCTTAATCTGCTGAAAACTTTTCATAGCGTGATgttctgccgtggtctggtcatgacgaaccgtttttcccagcctgccactgcacgtgttgcgaggcggttttattggcacgtcttgtcgaagcagagatcgtgttcctcttatcacgggattctcatcaatacgggtgtgggtaacccaatcgcgCCATCAATtatggcgcttggggaataagagggtttaccaggcaagtggtgaggcgcagaatccctgctgcctttataaggggataaggactccctttcgcacccatgCTTTCTTCTTCTTGATCCATTCCCCTTCgctcgagctctagcgcccaagcgttcatcttctctgcccacaaaggccttccgaaaatgtccggatctggagcaggaggcaagtggatggcctctaccgtccgggagaaggatatcaaaaagcttcgggaggccgggtatctagccaagaaaatcagccaccgtctcccgacggcgggacagatcgtccctactccggaaccccacgagagagtcgtattcctccctcacttcgtccgtgggctagggtttcccctccacccgttcatTCGCGACATCATGTGttattatgggatcgatcttcacgatctgttccctaattccttcctcaacatctcaacattcattgtcgtgtgcgaggcttttctccgcatctcgccacactttggcttatggctgaagttttttaatgtgaagcccaaggtagtgggtggcgagcacgccgagtgcgggggcgctatggtgagcaagatgcccaacgtcacatggccaacaggcacctttgacgattccgtcaaggagtggcaacagcagtggttttacatcaccgagccgcgcggcacggaatgggccgctactcccgagtttcgatccggagcccctctgcggcttacatcctgggtcaagaagggcttgaactggtcttcgtccgacgaattgtcggtgctccagactcgcgttaaagatatgggagacaagaacattgaacttgtcaatgtagtccaggtgatgctagttcgccggatcctgccttgtcaacaccggacttgcaatctatgggaattcgatccggccaagcaccaaaccctgcgagagcttttcggctcctcgcacaaagacatctggaaggtgcttttcaagtctaGCAAATCATGGCCAGACTCCGCCGAAGACCgtgggtaccaactgtcccgccctacAAGTTCGGCAAGTCATCATActttttatccgcataacccaaagGAAGCGCCTAATGTCTTTTCTACAACcctcctagggctggacgaagaaggcagagcggatccattgtccggccccactacccgaagaaccggccgtcccccttctgacgaagatgctggtcccggcgccttacaaggtgccaaagaagacggccgagaaggaggccaaaagacccggggcggccttcgtcgccgcggcacttcggacacaatatccgaaggctctgatgcccattccatctccgaagaggacgaggaggaggaagatgaatcccctacagggggaagaaagaagaggatggcctccgcacacttggaggccgagtcgcctaaaaggggaaaagctcctcttccggaggagtctactgccgccgccgacagcggcccggcaTGGGATCCCAGGGTCCAGCCCCTGGTGAATTCGTGAGTATATTGAATCCGAGTATGTTTATGCGTctagactcatcatggcataatattttaacttgagccatattttttgtagtccggcaaggtcccgtaccaaacaatcctcatcaaaggattcgctgagctcggatgctatggagagcgggacgcccccgaaggccccttcctccaaacaggtgaacaacaccgaggcttcgtcccagagggaccccggccaaggaggagagggaAAGACCATGAAGGtggcgcctggaggtcaaacttcaggggccggacacatgggggagaaaattcccatgggagctgacggcgggggccatcttgaattcggctcccagccggatgcaATTCTGGAGACCAATACCGttccagaatcaagcaggcagcctcTCTCGGCTGGAGGGGGCatgcctgttccaccggcaatctctgtccaaccagaggtgtcggatgctttgttggtggcgttgaagagcgcctccatcgtcgatgaacaccgtgcccttatgggtgcggtgattgagaagattcagtctgctgagagtggactgaatgaagcctgtacCGGCCTTATAAAAtgttttgaggtatgttttatgaggtttcgaagagtgtcatggtatggatagtagcccctgatacactattcagtgaaagaaagaaccggacagaggatcaaatttatgttcacAGGAAGACTCATTGGatgacatctatttctcttctgttataagcaggcgtgtgtagcggctgctgcctctcatactgcaTAGGTCTCCGGACTgtatcaaagtctggagcgggccaaagaagaacttggctagttgaaaatgcagttgggagataaacaaggtatgcgcaagtcttgttcacgtttattgcgaatgaattttcagtatgataaaatatgtttcatgatttgcgctagggatgatgaccgaagtcgaggctcttaagaaggctgtggccgaggccgagaaaaaggcaaccacagagcaggctcttcgtcagaagcacgaggccagggttattgaagctgagcaggagttgcaagaggccgtgaagaaatgcgagaccttggagcagagtttaatggagaaagaatccgaactcaccaacgcgcatcaggccacgagcgatgcccggggggaaacccaaagcgccctgcaggggatccaagaggcgaggaagatcgcggcgggtaaggctttttccatgtaaagcaagtatttgaggagaaaatcatgtttctaattttgaattcggatttctcaggggtatttgccgagctgccccgcagcatatcagatgccgcccaattctaccgagccgatgaaaggaacactgcggataagctcttctggtcgcagtatttggcaccgagttatccggtgccttttgtcgatcaactgaaacagctgatcaaactgcataaggcggcggaactagccatgaaggatctgattatccggctatggcccgccgagccgattccaagcagctacttcgggctcgtgaagcggcttgtgagtgcctgccctcgacttgatgtcatcaagTGGTCGGTCTGTATAAAGGGCGCGCGAATGGCCTTCgtccgcgcaaaggtgcactgtgggaagatggatgctgaaaagctggtGACCGAacgaccgccagaggggaaggagcaccacaagcccgaattatattatgagagtgtcctgaaaagatcctaccttgcagcggggctatgtaccaaggacattatatttccatgaatgcaaatcatgttgtcctttgtaatttttgaacaaggtcattcatgttatttatttcctgctatataaaagtttatcctcctgcgcggccgttttatatattaatcctgagagttggccagtcgtcggcttctgcccccacgtaagaagtacgggggtgttcgggatagacctgatcactctttatcccagttttgggtcctttgaaggaggtgttcagcacaacgaaccaggcaatcggactatagggctttatcgctctcacttagccataggagctttaggaaggtaggcgcagcccctggtgttcggaagaccgcacgaggggctctataagcacctgatcggaaga
This genomic window contains:
- the LOC109777948 gene encoding RING-H2 finger protein ATL80-like, which encodes MGRPDSEAPASSVAYGGSGGAAAPAGAGADSAVETNVVIILAALFFALLLVIGLNLMVRCALRRVWRGAAAAAGEGRASARVACSGSGIKRRVLRILPVEVYGSGEDIDDVCAICLSEFVDGEKVRVLPLCGHGFHVRCVDAWLVSHGSCPTCRQPVIDGAPAKAADTNTVITVVIV